The Triticum aestivum cultivar Chinese Spring chromosome 3A, IWGSC CS RefSeq v2.1, whole genome shotgun sequence genome includes a region encoding these proteins:
- the LOC123063048 gene encoding uncharacterized protein isoform X1, which translates to MADQDNPPCEGFEYISDLGERSYGSISGKIMNLSNGHHLVGQYVQEVMIKKGVHLKMKHFDILKQFQHSCAIPLLNFYPESMNMGRLIIPKVDDAFDNCFLGIETEVLFDSDGGMNRFFRNSVIELCDMINKLHGMNFILKDGITVPNLYVQKLSDGQIKIMFLLSEVKESKQTSAEGRSDWNSLKVLVERCFSEKHVQMKSVTRSWINFIGQQSFTIDKMRGYPDNWNWVRKGEYLMTLKSRDHRALQNSLRGTGITWPDEPLPYELQIIVDSSASEGRHYSKEVPLHYLVMLANAYKHFYSMGLHDIFGDLEIFVKYIEVWTTTIWTELFEIIGWPVSLHGIKYVREILW; encoded by the exons ATGGCGGATCAAGATAATCCCCCCTGTGAG GGCTTTGAGTACATTTCTGACCTAGGGGAGCGTTCATATGGGTCTATTTCTGGAAAAATAATGAATCTCTCCAACGGACATCATCTTGTTGGACAATATGTCCAAGAAGTTATGATCAAGAAGGGTGTGCATTTGAAGATGAAACACTTTGATATCCTGAAGCAGTTTCAACATTCCTGCGCTATACCTCTTCTCAACTTTTACCCAGAATCTATGAATATGGGCAGATTAATAATACCCAAAGTCGATGATGCATTTGACAATTGTTTTCTTGGGATAGAAACAGAAGTTCTATTTGATTCAGATGGAGGAATGAATAGATTTTTCAGAAATTCTGTCAT TGAGCTATGTGATATGATAAACAAACTCCACGGGATGAATTTCATTCTGAAAGATGGTATAACTGTGCCTAATTTATATGTACAGAAGCTATCAGATGGTCAGATAAAAATCATGTTCCTCCTGTCAGAAG taaaagaatcaaaacaaactaGTGCTGAAGGAAGGTCAGATTGGAACTCACTCAAAGTGCTTGTGGAGCGGTGCTTCTCAGAGAAACATGTTCAGATGAAGTCTGTCACGAGATCGTGGATAAATTTTATTGGACAACAGTCATTTACCATTGACAAGATGAGAGGGTACCCTGATAACTGGAACTGGGTAAGGAAAGGGGAGTACCTAATGACCCTTAAATCGAGGGATCATCGGGCGCTGCAAAATTCACTAAGAGGGACTGGTATTACATGGCCTGATGAACCATTGCCTTATGAACTGCAAATTATAGTTGATTCATCAGCATCTGAAGGGCGTCATTACAGTAAGGAGGTTCCACTCCACTACCTGGTAATGCTCGCTAATGCTTATAAGCATTTCTACTCAATGGGTCTCCATGATATTTTCGGGGACCTGGAAATCTTTGTGAAGTATATCGAAGTGTGGACGACCACAATTTGGACTGAGCTGTTTGAGATAATAG
- the LOC123063048 gene encoding uncharacterized protein isoform X3 codes for MADQDNPPCEGFEYISDLGERSYGSISGKIMNLSNGHHLVGQYVQEVMIKKGVHLKMKHFDILKQFQHSCAIPLLNFYPESMNMGRLIIPKVDDAFDNCFLGIETEVLFDSDGGMNRFFRNSVIELCDMINKLHGMNFILKDGITVPNLYVQKLSDGQIKIMFLLSEVKESKQTSAEGRSDWNSLKVLVERCFSEKHVQMKSVTRSWINFIGQQSFTIDKMRGYPDNWNWVRKGEYLMTLKSRDHRALQNSLRGTGITWPDEPLPYELQIIVDSSASEGRHYSKEVPLHYLVMLANAYKHFYSMGLHDIFGDLEIFVKYIEVWTTTIWTELFEIIGWPVSLHGK; via the exons ATGGCGGATCAAGATAATCCCCCCTGTGAG GGCTTTGAGTACATTTCTGACCTAGGGGAGCGTTCATATGGGTCTATTTCTGGAAAAATAATGAATCTCTCCAACGGACATCATCTTGTTGGACAATATGTCCAAGAAGTTATGATCAAGAAGGGTGTGCATTTGAAGATGAAACACTTTGATATCCTGAAGCAGTTTCAACATTCCTGCGCTATACCTCTTCTCAACTTTTACCCAGAATCTATGAATATGGGCAGATTAATAATACCCAAAGTCGATGATGCATTTGACAATTGTTTTCTTGGGATAGAAACAGAAGTTCTATTTGATTCAGATGGAGGAATGAATAGATTTTTCAGAAATTCTGTCAT TGAGCTATGTGATATGATAAACAAACTCCACGGGATGAATTTCATTCTGAAAGATGGTATAACTGTGCCTAATTTATATGTACAGAAGCTATCAGATGGTCAGATAAAAATCATGTTCCTCCTGTCAGAAG taaaagaatcaaaacaaactaGTGCTGAAGGAAGGTCAGATTGGAACTCACTCAAAGTGCTTGTGGAGCGGTGCTTCTCAGAGAAACATGTTCAGATGAAGTCTGTCACGAGATCGTGGATAAATTTTATTGGACAACAGTCATTTACCATTGACAAGATGAGAGGGTACCCTGATAACTGGAACTGGGTAAGGAAAGGGGAGTACCTAATGACCCTTAAATCGAGGGATCATCGGGCGCTGCAAAATTCACTAAGAGGGACTGGTATTACATGGCCTGATGAACCATTGCCTTATGAACTGCAAATTATAGTTGATTCATCAGCATCTGAAGGGCGTCATTACAGTAAGGAGGTTCCACTCCACTACCTGGTAATGCTCGCTAATGCTTATAAGCATTTCTACTCAATGGGTCTCCATGATATTTTCGGGGACCTGGAAATCTTTGTGAAGTATATCGAAGTGTGGACGACCACAATTTGGACTGAGCTGTTTGAGATAATAG
- the LOC123063048 gene encoding uncharacterized protein isoform X2, translating into MADQDNPPCEGFEYISDLGERSYGSISGKIMNLSNGHHLVGQYVQEVMIKKGVHLKMKHFDILKQFQHSCAIPLLNFYPESMNMGRLIIPKVDDAFDNCFLGIETEVLFDSDGGMNRFFRNSVIELCDMINKLHGMNFILKDGITVPNLYVQKLSDGQIKIMFLLSEVKESKQTSAEGRSDWNSLKVLVERCFSEKHVQMKSVTRSWINFIGQQSFTIDKMRGYPDNWNWVRKGEYLMTLKSRDHRALQNSLRGTGITWPDEPLPYELQIIVDSSASEGRHYSKEVPLHYLVMLANAYKHFYSMGLHDIFGDLEIFVKYIEVWTTTIWTELFEIIGIKYVREILW; encoded by the exons ATGGCGGATCAAGATAATCCCCCCTGTGAG GGCTTTGAGTACATTTCTGACCTAGGGGAGCGTTCATATGGGTCTATTTCTGGAAAAATAATGAATCTCTCCAACGGACATCATCTTGTTGGACAATATGTCCAAGAAGTTATGATCAAGAAGGGTGTGCATTTGAAGATGAAACACTTTGATATCCTGAAGCAGTTTCAACATTCCTGCGCTATACCTCTTCTCAACTTTTACCCAGAATCTATGAATATGGGCAGATTAATAATACCCAAAGTCGATGATGCATTTGACAATTGTTTTCTTGGGATAGAAACAGAAGTTCTATTTGATTCAGATGGAGGAATGAATAGATTTTTCAGAAATTCTGTCAT TGAGCTATGTGATATGATAAACAAACTCCACGGGATGAATTTCATTCTGAAAGATGGTATAACTGTGCCTAATTTATATGTACAGAAGCTATCAGATGGTCAGATAAAAATCATGTTCCTCCTGTCAGAAG taaaagaatcaaaacaaactaGTGCTGAAGGAAGGTCAGATTGGAACTCACTCAAAGTGCTTGTGGAGCGGTGCTTCTCAGAGAAACATGTTCAGATGAAGTCTGTCACGAGATCGTGGATAAATTTTATTGGACAACAGTCATTTACCATTGACAAGATGAGAGGGTACCCTGATAACTGGAACTGGGTAAGGAAAGGGGAGTACCTAATGACCCTTAAATCGAGGGATCATCGGGCGCTGCAAAATTCACTAAGAGGGACTGGTATTACATGGCCTGATGAACCATTGCCTTATGAACTGCAAATTATAGTTGATTCATCAGCATCTGAAGGGCGTCATTACAGTAAGGAGGTTCCACTCCACTACCTGGTAATGCTCGCTAATGCTTATAAGCATTTCTACTCAATGGGTCTCCATGATATTTTCGGGGACCTGGAAATCTTTGTGAAGTATATCGAAGTGTGGACGACCACAATTTGGACTGAGCTGTTTGAGATAATAG